The proteins below are encoded in one region of Microbispora sp. NBC_01189:
- a CDS encoding DUF4229 domain-containing protein has product MHPVVVYTLSRLGLFAVAVGVLYLVGLRSFPLLLVAVLVSGLASYVLLSKQRDAVSERIATKRRGPGNS; this is encoded by the coding sequence GTGCATCCGGTTGTCGTTTACACCCTTTCGCGCCTCGGCCTGTTCGCGGTCGCGGTCGGCGTCCTGTATCTCGTCGGCCTGCGGTCGTTCCCGCTGCTGCTGGTCGCGGTGCTGGTCAGCGGTCTGGCCAGCTACGTTCTGCTGTCGAAACAGCGCGACGCGGTGAGCGAGCGCATCGCCACGAAACGTCGGGGACCCGGGAACTCCTAG
- a CDS encoding demethylmenaquinone methyltransferase, giving the protein MTRASLDKQPHEVAAMFDRTARRYDLVNDVLSLGQDRVWRRATAAAVDAGPGELVLDLAAGTGTSTDAFTALGARAIACDFSFGMLSTGVARRGGSGLYGGGVRGVTFVAGDALRLPFRDETFDAVTISFGLRNVADTGQALRELLRVTRPGGRLVICEFSRPAPKSFDLVYSQYLMKLLPPVARMVSSNPDSYEYLAESIRAWPDQRALAGIIQEAGWETVGWRNLTLGIVALHRAVKGR; this is encoded by the coding sequence ATGACGCGCGCATCGCTGGACAAGCAGCCGCACGAGGTCGCCGCGATGTTCGATCGCACGGCCCGGCGCTACGACCTGGTCAACGACGTCCTCTCCCTGGGCCAGGACCGCGTGTGGCGCAGGGCCACGGCGGCGGCGGTGGACGCGGGCCCCGGCGAGCTGGTCCTGGACCTCGCCGCGGGCACCGGCACCTCCACCGACGCGTTCACCGCGCTCGGCGCCCGGGCGATCGCGTGTGACTTCTCGTTCGGCATGCTCAGCACCGGCGTGGCGCGGCGCGGCGGGTCCGGCCTGTACGGCGGGGGCGTGCGCGGCGTGACGTTCGTCGCGGGCGACGCGCTGCGCCTGCCGTTCCGCGACGAGACCTTCGACGCCGTCACGATCTCCTTCGGCCTGCGCAACGTCGCCGACACCGGGCAGGCGCTGCGCGAGCTGCTGCGGGTGACCCGGCCGGGCGGGCGCCTGGTGATCTGCGAGTTCTCCCGGCCGGCCCCGAAGTCGTTCGACCTCGTCTACTCGCAGTATCTGATGAAGCTGCTGCCGCCGGTCGCCCGCATGGTCAGCTCCAACCCCGACTCCTACGAGTACCTCGCCGAGTCGATCCGGGCCTGGCCCGACCAGCGGGCGCTTGCGGGGATCATCCAGGAGGCGGGCTGGGAGACGGTGGGCTGGCGCAACCTGACCCTCGGCATCGTCGCCCTGCACCGCGCCGTGAAGGGCCGGTGA
- a CDS encoding geranylgeranyl reductase family protein, translating into MSEQTRVTRREVDADVIVVGAGPAGSTAAFHLARAGLQVLLLEKTRFPREKVCGDGLTPRAVKELIAMGVDVDAPGWVRNKGLRVYGGGVRLELDWPELSSYPGFGLVRTRADFDQILARHAERAGVRLREGVNVTGPLLDERGGHVIGVTARADGEEVVYRSRLVVAADGNSTRLSIAMGLHKREDRPMGVAVRTYYTSPRHDDDYLETWLELWDGDRLLPGYGWIFPMGDGTANVGLGLLNTSDAFKSIDYRDLLRRWMKNTPPEWGFTDENMTGPIRGAALPMGFNRQPHYTRGLVLVGDAGGSINPFNGEGIAYAMETGRTAAEMIAQALARPTPAQRERVLLAYPRILKDAYGGYFTLGRLFVEAIGRPGVMSFATRHGMPHPTLMRFAFKLLANLTDRRGDVSDRIINALSKVAPPA; encoded by the coding sequence GTGAGCGAGCAAACCCGCGTGACGCGGAGAGAGGTCGACGCCGACGTCATCGTCGTCGGTGCGGGTCCGGCGGGCTCGACGGCGGCCTTCCACCTCGCCCGCGCCGGCCTCCAGGTGCTGCTGCTGGAGAAGACGCGCTTTCCCCGGGAGAAGGTCTGCGGTGACGGGCTGACGCCGCGTGCGGTGAAGGAGCTCATCGCGATGGGCGTCGACGTCGACGCCCCCGGCTGGGTCAGGAACAAGGGGCTGCGCGTCTACGGCGGAGGTGTGCGGCTCGAACTCGACTGGCCGGAGCTGTCGAGCTATCCCGGCTTCGGCCTGGTGCGCACCCGTGCGGATTTCGACCAGATCCTCGCCCGGCACGCCGAGCGCGCGGGCGTGCGGCTGCGCGAGGGCGTGAACGTTACAGGCCCGCTGCTGGACGAGCGCGGCGGCCACGTGATCGGCGTCACGGCCAGAGCGGACGGCGAGGAGGTCGTCTACCGCTCGCGCCTGGTGGTCGCGGCCGACGGCAACTCGACCCGGCTGTCGATCGCGATGGGCCTGCACAAGCGCGAGGACCGTCCGATGGGCGTGGCCGTGCGCACCTACTACACGAGCCCCCGCCACGACGACGACTACCTGGAGACGTGGCTCGAACTGTGGGACGGCGACCGGCTGCTCCCCGGCTACGGCTGGATCTTCCCCATGGGCGACGGCACCGCCAACGTCGGCCTCGGCCTGCTGAACACCAGCGACGCGTTCAAGAGCATCGACTACCGCGACCTGCTGCGGCGCTGGATGAAGAACACGCCGCCGGAGTGGGGCTTCACCGACGAGAACATGACGGGCCCGATCAGGGGCGCCGCGCTGCCGATGGGATTCAACCGGCAGCCGCACTACACCCGCGGCCTGGTCCTCGTCGGGGACGCCGGCGGCTCGATCAACCCCTTCAACGGCGAGGGCATCGCGTACGCCATGGAGACCGGCCGGACCGCCGCCGAAATGATCGCGCAGGCACTGGCCCGGCCGACGCCCGCCCAGCGTGAGCGCGTATTACTCGCGTACCCGCGTATCCTCAAAGACGCCTATGGCGGATACTTCACTCTCGGCCGCCTGTTCGTCGAGGCGATCGGGAGGCCGGGGGTGATGAGCTTCGCCACCCGGCACGGGATGCCCCATCCCACCCTGATGAGATTCGCGTTCAAGCTTCTCGCTAATCTCACAGACCGGCGGGGCGACGTCTCCGACCGCATAATCAACGCCCTGTCGAAGGTGGCTCCGCCCGCATGA
- a CDS encoding NADH-quinone oxidoreductase subunit A: MELYVPILVLAVLAAGFAVFSVGIAPFTGPKRWNRAKLDAYECGIEPTPQPVGGGRFPLKYMITAMLFIVFDIEIIFLYPWAVAFDRLGVFGLVEMVLFIVTVLVAYAYVWRRRGLDWD, encoded by the coding sequence ATGGAGCTGTATGTGCCGATTCTGGTGCTCGCGGTCCTCGCGGCGGGGTTCGCCGTGTTCTCCGTGGGCATCGCCCCCTTCACCGGGCCGAAGCGCTGGAACCGCGCGAAGCTGGACGCCTACGAGTGCGGCATCGAGCCGACGCCGCAGCCGGTCGGCGGTGGCCGCTTCCCGCTGAAGTACATGATCACCGCGATGCTGTTCATCGTGTTCGACATCGAGATCATCTTCCTCTATCCGTGGGCGGTGGCCTTCGACAGACTCGGCGTGTTCGGTCTGGTCGAGATGGTGCTGTTCATCGTCACCGTCCTCGTGGCGTACGCGTACGTGTGGCGCCGCCGCGGCCTCGATTGGGATTAG
- a CDS encoding NuoB/complex I 20 kDa subunit family protein gives MGLEEKLPSGFALTTVEQVAGWARKNSVWPATFGLACCAIELMATGGPKHDLARFGMERASASPRQADLMIVAGRLSQKMAPVLRQIYDQMAEPKWVIAMGVCASSGGMFNNYAIVQGVDHVVPVDIYLPGCPPRPEMLIDAIVKLHDKIQNMKFGAHREKQVEELELQALRTLPLIDQGAGK, from the coding sequence ATGGGTCTTGAAGAGAAACTCCCGAGCGGATTCGCCCTCACCACCGTCGAGCAGGTGGCCGGCTGGGCCCGGAAGAACTCCGTCTGGCCGGCGACCTTCGGTCTCGCGTGCTGCGCCATCGAACTGATGGCCACCGGCGGCCCGAAGCACGACCTGGCCCGCTTCGGCATGGAGCGCGCCTCCGCCTCCCCGCGGCAGGCCGACCTCATGATCGTGGCCGGTCGGCTGTCACAGAAGATGGCGCCCGTCCTCCGCCAGATCTACGACCAGATGGCCGAGCCCAAGTGGGTCATCGCCATGGGCGTCTGCGCGTCGAGCGGCGGCATGTTCAACAACTACGCCATCGTGCAGGGCGTGGACCACGTGGTGCCCGTCGACATCTACCTGCCCGGCTGCCCGCCGCGGCCGGAGATGCTGATCGACGCCATCGTGAAGCTGCACGACAAGATCCAGAACATGAAGTTCGGCGCGCACCGCGAGAAGCAGGTCGAGGAGCTGGAGCTCCAGGCGCTGCGGACGCTGCCGCTCATCGACCAGGGGGCCGGGAAGTGA
- a CDS encoding NADH-quinone oxidoreductase subunit C — protein MTTENLPGLPEEPVARTGMFGARDSGDTSGYNRLVVRRPPKLVSGRPYGSYFDEVADALERAFADAIERVVVDRGEVTFHVRRERLAEVMKHLRDDPALRFELSLGVSGVHYPEETGAELRAVYHLCSITHNRRVRVEVSCPDADPHIPSTVQVYPTHDWHERETYDFFGIVFDGHPALTRIEMPDDWEGHPQRKDYPLGGIPVEYRGAEVPAPDRRRSYS, from the coding sequence GTGACCACCGAGAACCTGCCCGGCCTGCCCGAGGAGCCGGTCGCCCGTACGGGCATGTTCGGCGCCAGGGACAGCGGCGACACCTCCGGCTACAACCGCCTGGTCGTCCGCCGCCCGCCCAAGCTGGTCAGCGGCCGGCCGTACGGGTCCTACTTCGACGAGGTGGCCGACGCGCTGGAGCGGGCGTTCGCCGACGCGATCGAGCGGGTGGTCGTCGACCGCGGCGAGGTCACGTTCCACGTGCGGCGCGAGCGGCTGGCCGAGGTGATGAAGCACCTGCGCGACGACCCCGCGCTGCGGTTCGAGCTGTCGCTCGGCGTCTCGGGGGTCCACTACCCGGAGGAGACCGGCGCGGAACTGCGCGCCGTCTACCACCTGTGCTCCATCACGCACAACCGGCGCGTCCGGGTGGAGGTCTCCTGCCCCGACGCCGACCCGCACATCCCCTCCACGGTTCAGGTCTACCCCACGCACGACTGGCATGAGCGTGAGACGTACGACTTCTTCGGCATCGTCTTCGACGGCCACCCGGCGCTGACCCGCATCGAGATGCCGGACGACTGGGAGGGGCACCCGCAGCGCAAGGACTACCCGCTCGGCGGCATCCCGGTCGAGTACCGCGGCGCCGAGGTCCCCGCGCCGGACCGGAGGAGGTCCTACTCGTGA
- a CDS encoding NADH-quinone oxidoreductase subunit D — protein MYDVAGQDWDELVKTVSESAEERLVVNMGPQHPSTHGVLRLVLTLDGETVTEARTVIGYLHTGIEKNMEFRTWTQGVTFVTRMDYLAPIFNETAYCMGVEKLLGITDRIPDRAQAIRVLTMELTRISSHLVAIATFGLELGATTPMLFGFREREMVLDLMEYITGLRMNMAYVRPGGVSVDLPAGAVDKIGEFLKVMPGRLKEMRKLLDANPVYTRRTRDVAYLDLTGCMALGITGPMLRAAGLPWDLRKSQPYCGYETYEFAVPTQTTCDVYGRYLVRMDEMEESLKIIEQALDRLSGPLKGGPVMIEDKKIGWPAQLALGPDGLGNSPDHIAHIMGGSMEALIHHFKLVTEGFRVPAGQVYSSVESPRGELGAHVVSDGGTRPYRVHFRDPSFTNLQAVPATCEGGMVADVISAVASIDPVMGGVDR, from the coding sequence ATCTACGACGTCGCCGGCCAGGACTGGGACGAGCTGGTCAAGACCGTCAGCGAGTCGGCCGAGGAGCGCCTCGTCGTCAACATGGGCCCGCAGCACCCGTCGACCCACGGCGTGCTCCGGCTCGTGCTGACCCTCGACGGCGAGACCGTGACCGAGGCCCGCACGGTGATCGGCTACCTGCACACCGGCATCGAGAAGAACATGGAGTTCCGGACGTGGACCCAGGGGGTCACGTTCGTCACCCGCATGGACTACCTCGCGCCGATCTTCAACGAGACGGCGTACTGCATGGGTGTCGAGAAGCTTCTCGGCATCACCGACCGGATCCCGGACCGGGCGCAGGCCATCCGGGTCCTGACGATGGAGCTCACCCGGATCTCCTCGCACCTCGTCGCGATCGCGACGTTCGGCCTGGAGCTGGGCGCGACGACGCCGATGCTGTTCGGCTTCCGCGAGCGCGAGATGGTGCTCGACCTGATGGAGTACATCACCGGCCTGCGGATGAACATGGCGTACGTCCGGCCGGGCGGCGTCAGCGTCGACCTGCCGGCCGGCGCGGTGGACAAGATCGGTGAGTTCCTCAAGGTCATGCCGGGGCGGCTCAAGGAGATGCGCAAGCTCCTCGACGCGAACCCGGTCTACACCCGGCGCACCAGGGACGTGGCCTACCTCGACCTGACCGGCTGCATGGCGCTGGGCATCACCGGGCCCATGCTGCGCGCCGCGGGCCTCCCGTGGGACCTGCGCAAGTCGCAGCCCTACTGCGGCTACGAGACGTACGAATTCGCGGTCCCGACGCAGACCACCTGCGACGTGTACGGCCGCTACCTCGTCCGCATGGACGAGATGGAGGAGTCGCTGAAGATCATCGAGCAGGCGCTCGACCGCCTGTCCGGCCCGCTCAAGGGCGGCCCGGTGATGATCGAGGACAAGAAGATCGGCTGGCCGGCGCAGCTCGCGCTCGGCCCCGACGGCCTCGGCAACTCGCCCGACCACATCGCGCACATCATGGGCGGCTCCATGGAGGCCCTGATCCACCACTTCAAACTGGTGACCGAGGGCTTCCGGGTGCCGGCCGGGCAGGTGTACTCCTCGGTCGAGTCGCCGCGCGGCGAGCTCGGCGCGCACGTGGTCAGCGACGGCGGCACCCGGCCCTACCGGGTGCACTTCCGCGACCCGTCGTTCACGAACCTGCAGGCGGTGCCCGCGACGTGCGAGGGCGGCATGGTCGCCGACGTCATCTCCGCGGTCGCCTCGATCGACCCGGTCATGGGAGGTGTGGACCGATGA
- the nuoE gene encoding NADH-quinone oxidoreductase subunit NuoE: MTYAPEVRERLETDAKEIIGRYPRPRSALLPLLHLVQSVDGYVSDDGQEFCAEMLGLSKAEVVGVATFYTMYKRRPAGDYNVGVCINTLCAVMGGDQIWAELSEHVGVGHDETTPDGRITLERLECNAACDFAPVMMVNWEFFDNQTPESAKQLADDLRAGKEVAPTRGPGRLCTFREASRVLAGFPDGLAADGPSAAGPSLEGLKIARANGWQAPKAEGSEK; this comes from the coding sequence ATGACTTACGCGCCTGAGGTCCGCGAGCGTCTGGAGACGGACGCCAAGGAGATCATCGGCCGCTACCCCCGGCCGCGTTCGGCGCTGCTGCCGCTGCTGCACCTCGTGCAGTCGGTGGACGGCTACGTCTCCGACGACGGGCAGGAGTTCTGCGCCGAGATGCTGGGCCTGTCCAAGGCCGAGGTCGTCGGCGTGGCGACCTTCTACACCATGTACAAGCGCAGGCCGGCCGGCGACTACAACGTCGGCGTCTGCATCAACACGCTGTGCGCGGTCATGGGCGGCGACCAGATCTGGGCCGAGCTCAGCGAGCACGTGGGCGTCGGCCACGACGAGACCACCCCGGACGGCAGGATCACGCTGGAGCGGCTGGAGTGCAACGCCGCCTGCGACTTCGCGCCGGTCATGATGGTCAACTGGGAGTTCTTCGACAACCAGACCCCGGAGTCGGCCAAGCAGCTCGCCGACGACCTGCGCGCCGGCAAGGAGGTCGCGCCCACGCGCGGCCCAGGGCGGCTGTGCACCTTCCGGGAGGCCTCCCGGGTCCTCGCCGGGTTCCCCGACGGCCTGGCCGCCGACGGCCCGTCGGCCGCCGGTCCATCCCTTGAGGGTCTGAAGATCGCCAGGGCCAACGGCTGGCAGGCCCCCAAGGCCGAGGGGAGCGAGAAGTGA
- the nuoF gene encoding NADH-quinone oxidoreductase subunit NuoF — protein sequence MTTLTPVLTDNWDVAGSFTLDGYGEYEAAKKALGMDPDAVIQAVKDSGLRGRGGAGFPTGMKWGFIPQGDGKAHYLVVNADESEPGTCKDIPLMMANPHSLVEGVIISSYAIRANHAFIYIRGEVLHVIRRVQAAVREAYEKGYLGADILGSGYDLDLVVHSGAGAYICGEETALLDSLEGYRGQPRLKPPFPAVAGLYASPTVVNNVESIASVPSIIANGADWFAGMGTEKSKGFGIFSLSGHVTRPGQYEAPLGITLRELLDMAGGIREGHELKFWTPGGSSTPIFTAEHLDVPLDFESVGAKGSMLGTRALQIFDETTCVVRAVLRWTEFYAHESCGKCTPCREGTYWLKQVLKRLEKGQGAEEDLATITDIADNILGRSFCALGDGATSPIHSSVKHFRDEYLKHFEIGGCPFDPAASTVWGSK from the coding sequence GTGACAACGCTTACGCCCGTCCTTACCGACAACTGGGACGTGGCCGGCTCGTTCACCCTCGACGGGTACGGCGAGTACGAGGCCGCGAAGAAGGCCCTGGGCATGGACCCCGACGCGGTCATCCAGGCGGTGAAGGACTCCGGCCTGCGCGGCCGCGGCGGCGCGGGCTTCCCCACCGGCATGAAGTGGGGCTTCATCCCGCAGGGTGACGGCAAGGCCCACTACCTCGTCGTCAACGCCGACGAGTCGGAGCCGGGGACCTGCAAGGACATCCCGCTCATGATGGCCAACCCGCACTCGCTGGTCGAGGGCGTGATCATCTCGTCGTACGCGATCCGGGCGAACCACGCGTTCATCTACATCCGCGGCGAGGTGCTCCACGTCATCCGCCGGGTGCAGGCCGCGGTCCGCGAGGCGTACGAGAAGGGCTACCTCGGGGCGGACATCCTCGGCTCGGGCTACGACCTGGACCTCGTCGTGCACAGCGGCGCCGGGGCGTACATCTGCGGCGAGGAGACGGCGCTGCTCGACTCGCTGGAGGGCTACCGCGGCCAGCCCCGGCTCAAGCCGCCGTTCCCGGCGGTCGCCGGTCTGTACGCCTCCCCGACGGTGGTCAACAACGTCGAGTCGATCGCGAGCGTGCCGAGCATCATCGCCAACGGCGCCGACTGGTTCGCCGGGATGGGCACCGAGAAGTCCAAGGGCTTCGGCATCTTCTCGCTGTCGGGCCACGTGACCCGGCCGGGCCAGTACGAGGCCCCGCTGGGCATCACGCTGCGCGAACTGCTCGACATGGCGGGCGGCATCCGCGAGGGCCACGAGTTGAAGTTCTGGACGCCGGGGGGCTCCTCGACGCCGATCTTCACGGCCGAGCACCTCGACGTGCCGCTCGACTTCGAGTCGGTCGGCGCCAAGGGCTCGATGCTGGGCACCCGCGCCCTGCAGATCTTCGACGAGACCACCTGCGTGGTCCGCGCGGTCCTGCGCTGGACGGAGTTCTACGCGCACGAGTCCTGCGGCAAGTGCACCCCGTGCCGCGAGGGCACCTACTGGCTCAAGCAGGTGCTCAAGCGGCTGGAGAAGGGCCAGGGCGCCGAGGAGGACCTGGCGACCATCACCGACATCGCCGACAACATCCTCGGGCGGTCCTTCTGCGCGCTCGGCGACGGCGCGACGAGCCCGATCCACTCGTCGGTGAAGCACTTCCGCGACGAATATCTCAAGCACTTCGAGATCGGCGGCTGCCCGTTCGATCCCGCCGCTTCCACGGTGTGGGGGTCCAAGTGA
- a CDS encoding NADH-quinone oxidoreductase subunit G, which produces MTVQTTQPEQPVVDMVSLTIDGFQVSVPKGTLIIRAAELLGIQIPRFCDHPLLSPAANCRQCLVDIPDAGNGRGFPKPQPSCAIEVAEGMVVKTQLTSPVAEKAQRGVMEMLLLNHPLDCPVCDKGGECPLQNQAMSNGQGESRFVEQKRTFDKPIPLSTEVLLDRERCVQCARCIRFSDQIAGDPLIDFFDRGAKEQVGVADGEPFESYFSGNTIQICPVGALTGAAYRFRSRPFDLVSTPSACEHCASGCSLRTDHRRGKVTRRLAGDDPQVNEEWNCDKGRWAFAYATAPDRLRSPLVRDESGRLVPTSWPDALATAAEGLARARGRAGVLVGGRLTVEDAYAYSKFARIALGTNDIDFRARPHSGEEARFLAHAVAGKGIEVSYADLETAPAVLLAGFEPEEESPIVFLRLRKAARQRGLKVHAIAPFATPGLAKMNGSLIRTLPGAEAEALGDLVSGDLLPPGTVILAGERLAAAPGALSALVRLTLATGARLAWVPRRAGERGALEAGALPGLLPIGRPAADETARAEVARAWGVAALPEAPGRDTSGIIEAALNDEVDALVVAGVDPYDLPDPARALAALENTPFIVSLEIRASAVTDRADVVLPVAAVAEKSGTFVDWEGRGRSFGVATAVPGLMSDLRAIGSIADLMDVHLGLPDDAAARREMATLGAWKGPRPAAPAVSGLVVAEPRAGEAVLATWHLLLDDGRLQDGEPYLAGTARSTAALLSEATAAEIGAVDGGKITIGDDVVVPVRVADLPDRVVWVPSNSAGLSVTRDLRAVAGDVVKIGSVS; this is translated from the coding sequence GTGACAGTTCAGACGACGCAGCCGGAACAGCCGGTCGTGGACATGGTCAGTCTGACCATCGACGGCTTCCAGGTCAGCGTCCCCAAGGGCACGCTGATCATCCGGGCCGCGGAGCTGCTGGGGATCCAGATCCCCCGGTTCTGCGACCACCCGCTGCTCTCGCCCGCGGCCAACTGCCGCCAGTGCCTCGTCGACATCCCCGACGCGGGCAACGGCCGCGGCTTCCCCAAGCCGCAGCCGTCCTGCGCGATCGAGGTCGCCGAGGGCATGGTGGTCAAGACGCAGCTCACCTCGCCGGTGGCCGAGAAGGCCCAGCGCGGCGTGATGGAGATGCTGCTGCTGAACCACCCGCTCGACTGCCCCGTCTGCGACAAGGGCGGCGAGTGCCCCCTGCAGAACCAGGCCATGTCGAACGGCCAGGGCGAGAGCCGGTTCGTCGAGCAGAAACGTACGTTCGACAAGCCGATCCCGCTGTCGACCGAGGTGCTGCTCGACCGCGAGCGCTGCGTCCAGTGCGCGCGCTGCATCCGCTTCTCCGACCAGATCGCGGGCGACCCGCTCATCGACTTCTTCGACCGCGGGGCCAAGGAGCAGGTGGGCGTCGCCGACGGCGAGCCGTTCGAGTCCTATTTCTCGGGCAACACGATCCAGATCTGCCCGGTCGGCGCGCTGACCGGCGCGGCCTACCGGTTCCGCTCCCGCCCGTTCGACCTGGTCTCCACGCCGAGCGCGTGCGAGCACTGCGCGTCGGGCTGCTCGCTGCGCACCGACCACCGCCGGGGCAAGGTCACCCGCCGCCTCGCCGGGGACGACCCGCAGGTCAACGAGGAGTGGAACTGCGACAAGGGCCGCTGGGCGTTCGCCTACGCCACCGCGCCCGACCGGCTGCGCTCGCCGCTGGTGCGCGACGAGAGCGGCAGGCTCGTCCCGACCTCCTGGCCGGACGCGCTGGCCACGGCCGCCGAGGGCCTCGCGCGGGCCCGGGGCAGGGCCGGAGTGCTGGTCGGCGGGCGGCTCACGGTCGAGGACGCCTACGCCTACAGCAAGTTCGCCCGGATCGCCCTCGGCACCAACGACATCGACTTCCGGGCCCGGCCGCACTCCGGGGAGGAGGCGCGCTTCCTCGCCCACGCCGTCGCCGGCAAGGGCATCGAGGTCTCCTACGCCGACCTGGAGACGGCCCCGGCCGTGCTCCTCGCCGGCTTCGAGCCCGAGGAGGAGTCGCCGATCGTCTTCCTGCGCCTGCGCAAGGCGGCGCGCCAGCGGGGCCTGAAGGTCCACGCCATCGCGCCGTTCGCCACGCCGGGCCTGGCCAAGATGAACGGCTCGCTGATCCGCACGCTGCCCGGCGCGGAGGCCGAGGCGCTCGGCGACCTCGTCTCCGGCGACCTGCTGCCGCCCGGCACGGTCATCCTCGCCGGTGAGCGGCTCGCCGCCGCCCCCGGCGCCCTGTCGGCGCTCGTACGGCTCACGCTCGCCACCGGCGCCCGGCTCGCCTGGGTGCCCCGGCGGGCGGGGGAGCGCGGCGCGCTGGAGGCGGGCGCCCTGCCCGGCCTGCTGCCGATCGGCCGCCCGGCCGCCGACGAGACCGCCCGCGCGGAGGTCGCCAGGGCGTGGGGCGTCGCCGCCCTGCCCGAGGCGCCCGGCCGCGACACCTCGGGCATCATCGAGGCCGCGCTGAACGACGAGGTCGACGCGCTGGTCGTGGCGGGCGTGGACCCCTACGACCTGCCCGACCCCGCGAGGGCCCTGGCCGCGCTGGAGAACACCCCGTTCATCGTCAGCCTGGAGATCCGCGCCAGCGCGGTCACCGACCGGGCCGACGTGGTCCTGCCGGTCGCCGCGGTGGCCGAGAAGTCCGGCACGTTCGTCGACTGGGAGGGCAGGGGCCGCTCCTTCGGCGTGGCGACCGCCGTACCGGGCCTGATGAGCGACCTGCGGGCGATCGGCTCGATCGCCGACCTGATGGACGTGCACCTCGGCCTGCCCGACGACGCCGCCGCGCGGCGCGAGATGGCCACGCTCGGCGCCTGGAAGGGCCCGCGCCCGGCCGCTCCCGCGGTCAGCGGCCTCGTGGTCGCCGAGCCGCGGGCGGGCGAGGCGGTGCTGGCCACCTGGCACCTGCTGCTCGACGACGGCCGGCTGCAGGACGGCGAGCCGTACCTGGCGGGCACCGCCCGCTCGACGGCGGCCCTGCTGTCGGAGGCCACCGCCGCCGAGATCGGCGCCGTGGACGGCGGGAAGATCACCATCGGTGACGACGTCGTCGTGCCGGTGCGCGTCGCGGACCTGCCCGACCGTGTCGTGTGGGTGCCGTCCAACTCCGCCGGCCTGTCGGTCACGCGCGACCTGCGAGCGGTCGCCGGAGACGTCGTCAAGATCGGGAGCGTCTCGTGA